A stretch of DNA from Bradyrhizobium algeriense:
ATTTGCGGTGTTCGCGCTGGCCGGCTGCAATGAAAAGGCGGCGGAAACGGCGGCCCCGGGGCGCCCCGTGTTGGTCGCTACCGTGCATTATGGGGCCGAGACGCCGGAACGCAGTTTCGTCGGCACTATCCGGCCCCGGATCGAGACCGATATGGGCTTCCGGGTTCCCGGCAAGGTCGCGAGGCGCCTGGTCGAGGTTGGCCAGACCGTCGATATCGGCCAGCCGCTCGCCACTCTCGACGAGGTTGATCTGAAACTGCAGGCCGAGCAGGCGGAGGCCGAATTCCGCGCCGCCACCGGCGTGCTGGCGCAGGCTGGCGCCGCCGAGCAGCGCGCCAAGGATCTGCGCGCCAAGGGCTGGACCACCGACGCCCAGATGGATCAGAGCCGCGCCGCCGCCGATGAAGCGCGCGCGCGCCTCAATCGCGCCGAGCGGCAGGTCGAACTCACCAAGAACTCTCTCTCTTATGCGACGCTGCTGGCCGACAGCCGCGGCGTCGTCACCGCCACCCTGATCGATCCGGGTCAGGTCGTGGCCTCCGGCCAGACCGCAATCCGCGTCGCGCGCTTCGCCGAAAAGGAGGCTGTGGTCGCGATCCCCGAGACGCTGGTCGGGCGCGCCAAGTCCGGCACCGCGAGCGTGACGCTGTGGTCGGATTCGGAAAAGAAATATACCGCGAAGCTGCGCGAGATCGCGCCCTCGGCCGATCCGGCGACGCGCACCTATCTTGCAAAATTCTCGTTGCCGGAAGCCGACGACAAGGTTTCGCTCGGCATGACTGCGACGCTGACGCTGGCGGATGCCGCCACCGAGCGCGTGGCAAAGCTGCCGCTGTCGGCGCTGTTCAGCCAGGGTAGCAATCCCTCGCTCTATATCGTCGACGATTCCGGCGCGGTGATGCTCAAGCCGGTGATTGTGAAGTCCTACGAGAGCAATTCCGTTGTGATCTCCGGCGGCGTCAATGAGGGCGCCAAGGTGGTCGCGCTCGGCGTGCAGAAGATCGATCCGGCCCAGAAGGTCCGGGTGGTCTCGTCGCTGTCGTTTTAGTTCGTCGTTGCGAGCGAAGCGAAGCAATCCATCGTGCTGCAAAGAAAGTATGGATTGCTTCGTCGCTTCGCTCCTCGCAATGACAAGGCATAGTCTTTTGGATCTGGAGAGTGACATGAAGCGCTTCAATCTCTCGGGCTGGGCGGTGAGCCATCCGACCCTGATCCTGTTCCTGATGATCATGCTGGGCGCTGCCGGTTTCTTCTCATACCAGCGGCTTGGCCGCGCCGAGGATCCGTTCTTCACGGTGAAGGTGGTGAACGTCTCCGCGATCTGGCCGGGCGCGACC
This window harbors:
- a CDS encoding efflux RND transporter periplasmic adaptor subunit; the encoded protein is MFARSIFSSYYRLLTGASLAFAVFALAGCNEKAAETAAPGRPVLVATVHYGAETPERSFVGTIRPRIETDMGFRVPGKVARRLVEVGQTVDIGQPLATLDEVDLKLQAEQAEAEFRAATGVLAQAGAAEQRAKDLRAKGWTTDAQMDQSRAAADEARARLNRAERQVELTKNSLSYATLLADSRGVVTATLIDPGQVVASGQTAIRVARFAEKEAVVAIPETLVGRAKSGTASVTLWSDSEKKYTAKLREIAPSADPATRTYLAKFSLPEADDKVSLGMTATLTLADAATERVAKLPLSALFSQGSNPSLYIVDDSGAVMLKPVIVKSYESNSVVISGGVNEGAKVVALGVQKIDPAQKVRVVSSLSF